A single Nicotiana tabacum cultivar K326 chromosome 5, ASM71507v2, whole genome shotgun sequence DNA region contains:
- the LOC107781781 gene encoding CASP-like protein 5B2, with product MKELVGSPGSVSGLLLRFGQCLFAGGSIGVMVSASGFSSYTAFCYLIASMGLQVLWSFGLACLDIYALRIKRDLQNPVLVSLFVVGDWVTATLSLAAACSSAGIAVLYSKDLNFCSSPPHLPCGRFELSVVLAFITWFLIAISSHVMFWILAAV from the exons ATGAAGGAATTGGTGGGAAGTCCAGGAAGTGTGAGTGGGTTGCTATTGAGGTTTGGGCAATGTTTATTTGCAGGTGGCTCAATTGGGGTCATGGTTTCTGCTTCTGGTTTCTCTAGTTACACTGCTTTCTG CTATTTGATTGCATCAATGGGACTTCAAGTATTGTGGAGTTTTGGACTTGCATGTCTAGACATCTATGCTTTGAGGATAAAACGAGACCTTCAAAATCCCGTCTTAGTGAGCCTCTTTGTTGTTGGAGACTGG GTTACTGCAACTCTATCACTTGCAGCTGCGTGCTCGTCAGCAGGGATTGCTGTTTTGTATTCAAAAGATTTAAACTTCTGTAGTAGTCCACCTCATCTTCCATGTGGTAGATTTGAGCTCTCTGTGGTGTTAGCGTTCATAACCTGGTTTCTTATCGCCATTTCTTCCCACGTGATGTTTTGGATTCTAGCTGCCGTTTGA
- the LOC142181020 gene encoding uncharacterized protein LOC142181020, translating to MIAGLELARGLRVEVIEAKCDSLLVVNQVNGSFEVRDDRMHRYLDKLQMTLHYFREWTLDHVPREQNSEADALANLGSSVEEDDIVLGTVIQLSKSVAEEGHAEINSTSLTWDWRNKYIDYFKDGKLPTDPKESRTLRAKEARFSLDENGTLYRRTFNGPLAVCLGPGDTDYVL from the coding sequence atgattgcaggtctcgaactagctagggGCCTTAGAGTAGAGGTGATCGAGGCAAAATGTGACTCCCTTTTGGTAGTAAATCAAGTAAATGGAAGCTTCGAGGTTCGAGACGATCGAATGCATAGGTACTTGGACAAACTTCAAATGACATTGCActacttcagggaatggacactggaccatgtacctcgagaacagaatAGCGAAGCCGATGCACTTGCGAACTTAGGGTCATcagttgaagaagatgatattGTCTTGGGGACTGTCATCCAATTATCGAAGTCGGTGGCCGAAGAAGGCCATGCAGAGATTAATTCAACAAGTCTAAcgtgggattggaggaataagtacatcgACTACTTTAAAGATGGGAAGCTCCCTACAGACCCAAAAGAATCAAGAACACTTCGAGCCAAAGAAGCTCGATTCTCACTCGATGAAAATGGAACACTGTATAGAAGAACCTTCAATGGACCACTAGCAGTATGCTTGGGACCCGGGGATACCGACTACGTACTGTGA